Proteins co-encoded in one Flavobacteriaceae bacterium MAR_2009_75 genomic window:
- a CDS encoding cytochrome c peroxidase, which yields MKRPIILVLLIMLSVACSKSEGGEPPEYTATPLSLDVPAFFQENILAPVIPITNPLTEEGVALGKKLFFDPILSADNSISCAECHAPSSAFTDTDRFSDGVNGVLGNRNAMPLFNLAWNFDERFFWDGSATSLEDQVFHPITDATEMANTWDKVISALEASSEYTDMFLSAFGEGKIDSLKVARAIAQFERTLISGNSKFDKFLAGELELTEAELNGRDIFMDETRGDCFHCHGNPNNPLWTDNLFHNNGLDSTFVDLGLGRLTGDPADNGKFKSPSLRNLAFTAPYMHDGRFATLEEVINHYSEGLQNSATVDPLMKKVAQGGVQLTEQDKTDLKAFLLTLSDDEFISNTAFREQ from the coding sequence ATGAAGCGACCTATTATATTGGTTCTATTAATTATGCTATCGGTTGCTTGCTCTAAAAGTGAGGGCGGTGAACCACCGGAATACACAGCCACGCCTCTTTCGCTCGATGTACCTGCTTTTTTTCAAGAGAATATTTTAGCCCCGGTTATACCGATTACCAATCCGCTGACCGAAGAAGGGGTGGCTTTGGGCAAAAAGCTGTTTTTCGACCCTATTCTCTCTGCTGATAATTCAATATCATGCGCCGAATGTCATGCGCCATCAAGTGCTTTTACCGATACTGACCGCTTCAGTGATGGAGTTAATGGTGTATTGGGAAATAGAAATGCAATGCCCCTTTTCAATCTTGCATGGAATTTTGATGAACGTTTTTTCTGGGATGGCTCTGCGACCAGTTTAGAAGACCAGGTTTTTCACCCCATTACCGATGCTACAGAAATGGCTAATACGTGGGATAAAGTTATAAGCGCGCTGGAGGCAAGCAGTGAATATACCGATATGTTTTTAAGCGCTTTTGGGGAAGGTAAAATTGATAGCCTCAAAGTAGCTCGAGCCATAGCCCAATTTGAGCGTACCTTGATTTCCGGAAACTCAAAGTTTGATAAATTTTTGGCGGGAGAACTAGAACTTACCGAAGCCGAACTCAATGGTCGTGATATTTTTATGGATGAGACTCGTGGCGATTGCTTTCATTGCCATGGCAACCCCAACAACCCTTTATGGACCGATAACCTCTTTCACAATAATGGTTTAGATAGCACCTTTGTAGATTTAGGTCTGGGCAGGTTAACGGGTGACCCGGCCGATAACGGTAAATTTAAGAGTCCTTCATTGCGAAATCTTGCCTTTACCGCTCCCTATATGCATGACGGCAGATTCGCTACTTTAGAAGAGGTTATCAACCATTATAGTGAAGGTTTGCAAAATTCAGCAACTGTAGACCCGTTGATGAAGAAAGTGGCCCAGGGCGGGGTTCAACTCACTGAACAAGATAAGACAGATTTAAAGGCCTTTTTATTGACCCTCTCTGATGATGAGTTTATTTCTAATACTGCATTTCGAGAGCAATAG
- a CDS encoding glycosyl transferase family 90, translating to MRLDDINAYYYAKNFGKNALPEFYFKNNYKKLKAYQAKCYAGYLQQRVDYYLKSDSDFELSADAIAVKDYKRNKGTGYYLDLKEFLHYFSPHTKFAYHFGDELHINPNPTLFKARPLNDKNANSVLFKLNKRRHFKWVKDTKSFTDKMDSVVWRGRSHQEQRRNFVIKFWDNPSFDVGLSDGKNTDGQFTKEFMAINTQLDHKFIACLEGFDVATNLKWAMSSNSLCIMPKPTRETWFMEGVLEAEKHYVEVKPDFSNMEDKMNYYIQHPKKAQYIIDNAHRHVAQFKNRKREDLLCFLVLEKYARLSGQKDFLKFA from the coding sequence ATGCGACTAGACGACATAAACGCTTATTACTATGCCAAGAACTTTGGGAAAAACGCGCTACCCGAGTTCTATTTCAAAAACAACTACAAAAAATTAAAGGCCTATCAAGCCAAATGTTATGCCGGGTATCTGCAACAAAGAGTTGATTATTATTTAAAATCGGACTCTGATTTCGAACTATCTGCAGATGCCATCGCGGTTAAAGACTATAAGCGAAACAAAGGCACGGGTTATTATTTAGATCTAAAAGAATTTCTACATTACTTCTCACCGCATACCAAATTTGCATATCATTTTGGTGATGAACTACATATCAATCCAAATCCCACACTTTTCAAGGCCAGGCCCCTGAACGACAAAAATGCCAATTCGGTACTTTTTAAATTGAATAAGCGCCGGCATTTTAAATGGGTGAAAGACACTAAATCTTTTACAGATAAAATGGATTCGGTCGTTTGGCGGGGCAGGTCGCACCAAGAGCAGCGAAGAAATTTCGTTATTAAATTCTGGGACAACCCTAGCTTTGATGTTGGCCTATCGGACGGTAAAAACACCGATGGGCAGTTCACGAAAGAATTTATGGCCATAAATACCCAACTTGACCATAAGTTTATTGCATGTCTCGAAGGTTTTGATGTTGCTACGAACCTTAAATGGGCCATGTCTAGTAACTCGTTATGTATCATGCCCAAGCCCACTCGCGAAACTTGGTTTATGGAAGGGGTTCTCGAAGCCGAAAAACATTATGTTGAAGTAAAACCCGATTTCTCGAATATGGAAGATAAGATGAATTATTATATTCAGCACCCCAAGAAAGCCCAATATATCATAGATAACGCTCATCGACATGTAGCACAGTTTAAAAATCGAAAGAGGGAAGATTTACTCTGCTTCTTGGTGCTAGAAAAATACGCTAGGCTTTCAGGGCAAAAAGATTTTTTAAAGTTTGCTTAA
- a CDS encoding iron-sulfur cluster assembly protein, producing the protein MIQVSETAKKKVVDLMTEEGFDATKDYVRVGVKSGGCSGLSYELNFDNNVGDADKLFEDNNVRIIVDKKSFLYLVGTTLEYSGGLNGKGFVFNNPNAQRTCGCGESFSL; encoded by the coding sequence ATGATACAAGTATCTGAAACAGCTAAAAAGAAGGTCGTAGACCTGATGACAGAAGAGGGTTTTGATGCTACTAAAGACTATGTTCGTGTCGGCGTAAAAAGCGGCGGTTGTAGTGGTCTGTCTTATGAATTGAATTTTGACAACAATGTCGGTGATGCCGATAAGTTGTTCGAAGATAACAATGTGCGAATCATTGTAGATAAAAAGAGCTTTCTATACTTAGTGGGTACGACTCTCGAGTACTCTGGGGGACTTAACGGAAAGGGTTTTGTTTTTAACAACCCAAATGCACAGCGTACCTGCGGATGTGGAGAAAGTTTTTCACTGTAA
- a CDS encoding iron-regulated ABC transporter membrane component SufB has translation MAYTEEELKKELETKEYEYGFYTDIESDTLPVGLNEDIVIAISKKKEEPEWMTLWRLEAFKYWKEMEEPEWANVQYKKPDFQDISYYSAPNNKPKYESLDEVDPELLETFKKLGISIDEQKKLAGVAVDIVMDSVSVATTFKKTLAEKGIIFCSISEAIKEHPELVKKYIGSVVPKRDNFYAALNSAVFSDGSFCYIPKGVKCPMELSTYFRINQAGTGQFERTLVIADEGSYVSYLEGCTAPSRDENQLHAAVVELIALDDAEIKYSTVQNWFPGNKEGKGGVFNFVTKRGICEKNAKISWTQVETGSAVTWKYPSCILKGDNSIGEFYSIAVTNNYQQADTGTKMVHLGKNTRSTIISKGISAGKSQNSYRGLVQVNSRAENARNFSQCDSLLMGNECGAHTFPYIEAKNKTAQIEHEATTSKIGEDQIFYCNQRGIDTEKAIALIVNGFSKEVLNKLPMEFAVEAQKLLEISLEGSVG, from the coding sequence ATGGCATATACTGAAGAAGAGTTAAAGAAAGAGCTCGAAACCAAGGAGTACGAGTACGGATTTTATACCGATATAGAATCTGATACCCTACCCGTGGGATTGAACGAAGATATAGTTATTGCTATCTCGAAGAAGAAAGAAGAGCCTGAATGGATGACTTTATGGCGTTTAGAGGCTTTCAAGTATTGGAAAGAGATGGAAGAGCCTGAATGGGCGAATGTGCAATACAAAAAACCCGATTTTCAGGACATCTCGTATTATTCGGCACCTAATAATAAGCCGAAGTACGAAAGTCTTGATGAGGTAGACCCAGAGTTGCTGGAAACTTTTAAGAAACTGGGGATTTCCATTGATGAACAGAAGAAATTGGCGGGTGTAGCGGTCGATATTGTAATGGATTCCGTTTCAGTGGCCACCACGTTTAAAAAAACCTTGGCGGAAAAAGGCATTATTTTCTGCTCAATATCCGAAGCGATAAAGGAACACCCCGAGTTGGTGAAGAAATATATCGGTTCGGTGGTTCCGAAGAGAGATAATTTTTATGCGGCATTGAATTCAGCAGTATTTTCTGATGGGTCTTTCTGTTACATTCCGAAAGGCGTGAAATGCCCAATGGAACTTTCGACTTATTTTAGAATTAACCAGGCAGGTACCGGGCAGTTCGAAAGAACTTTGGTGATTGCAGACGAGGGCAGTTATGTAAGTTACCTAGAGGGTTGTACGGCACCTTCGCGTGATGAAAATCAATTGCATGCAGCCGTTGTAGAGCTTATTGCACTTGATGATGCCGAGATTAAATACTCAACGGTACAAAACTGGTTTCCTGGGAATAAAGAAGGAAAGGGCGGTGTTTTCAATTTTGTGACCAAAAGAGGCATCTGCGAGAAAAACGCTAAAATTTCTTGGACACAGGTAGAGACCGGGTCGGCCGTTACGTGGAAATATCCTTCATGTATCTTGAAAGGTGATAATTCTATCGGAGAATTTTATTCGATTGCGGTTACCAATAATTACCAGCAAGCCGATACGGGTACAAAAATGGTACACTTGGGTAAAAATACCCGAAGTACCATTATATCAAAAGGTATTTCTGCGGGTAAATCACAGAACAGTTACCGTGGTTTGGTGCAGGTGAACAGCAGGGCCGAAAACGCTAGAAACTTCTCGCAGTGTGATTCGTTATTGATGGGCAATGAGTGTGGCGCACATACCTTCCCCTATATCGAAGCCAAGAACAAGACCGCACAAATAGAACACGAAGCGACTACCAGTAAAATTGGTGAAGACCAGATTTTCTATTGCAACCAGCGGGGTATCGATACCGAAAAAGCGATTGCCTTGATTGTTAACGGCTTCAGTAAAGAAGTGTTGAACAAATTACCAATGGAGTTTGCGGTAGAGGCCCAAAAATTATTGGAAATTAGCTTAGAGGGTTCAGTAGGTTAA
- a CDS encoding Fe-S cluster assembly ATP-binding protein has translation MLKIKNLHASVEGKEILKGINLEVKAGEVHAIMGPNGSGKSTLSAVIAGKEEFEVTEGSVELEGEDLEEVSPEERAHKGVFLSFQYPIEIPGVSVTNFIKTAINESRKARGLEDMPANEMLKLIREKSDMLDIDRKFLSRSLNEGFSGGEKKRNEIFQLAMLEPKLAILDETDSGLDIDALRIVSNGVNKLKSKDNAVIVITHYQRLLEYIVPDFVHVLHNGKIVKSGGKELAVELEEKGYDWLKNEAVV, from the coding sequence ATGCTTAAGATTAAAAATTTACACGCTAGTGTAGAGGGTAAGGAAATATTAAAAGGAATTAACCTAGAGGTGAAGGCCGGTGAGGTACATGCTATCATGGGCCCGAACGGTTCAGGTAAAAGTACGTTGTCTGCCGTAATTGCAGGTAAAGAAGAATTCGAGGTTACCGAGGGCTCTGTTGAACTTGAAGGTGAAGATTTGGAAGAGGTGTCACCTGAAGAGCGTGCTCATAAAGGTGTTTTTCTTTCTTTTCAATATCCTATTGAAATCCCTGGGGTGTCGGTAACTAACTTTATTAAAACCGCCATCAACGAATCTAGAAAGGCTCGTGGTCTTGAAGATATGCCTGCCAATGAGATGTTGAAGCTCATTCGTGAGAAATCTGATATGTTAGATATAGATCGCAAATTTTTGTCTCGATCTTTGAACGAAGGTTTTTCAGGGGGTGAGAAAAAGCGTAACGAAATCTTTCAGTTGGCCATGTTAGAGCCAAAGTTGGCCATTCTTGACGAGACTGACTCAGGTCTTGATATTGATGCATTGCGTATCGTATCGAATGGTGTCAACAAATTAAAAAGTAAAGATAATGCCGTAATAGTGATAACACATTACCAACGATTGCTGGAATATATCGTACCTGATTTTGTACATGTATTGCACAATGGTAAAATTGTGAAATCTGGAGGGAAGGAATTGGCAGTTGAACTTGAGGAAAAAGGGTACGACTGGTTGAAGAATGAAGCGGTAGTTTAA
- a CDS encoding iron-regulated ABC transporter permease protein SufD, which yields MDLKDKLISSFMAFESNVDIENSVHDVRTEAMKNFELKGFPTKKEEAWKYTSLKGLQKTDFSIFPKEENALEYKDVKKYFLHEIDSYKIVFIDGIYSSYLSETTHDGVDICLMSSALTKPMYKPVIDVYFNKVASKDESLTSLNTAFSREGAYIYIPKNKMPKKPVEIIHFATGNEASLLLQPRNLIVVEENAELQVIERHQSLTSNEVLTNSVTEIFAADSAIVDYYKIQNDSESASFIDNTYIDQKNKSVVKVHTFSFGGKLTRNNLNFYQNGEYIDSTMKGVTIIGNKQHVDHHTLVHHIEPNCESHQDYKGIYGENSTGVFNGKIIVDKIAQKTNAFQQNNNVLVSDKATINSKPQLEIFADDVKCSHGCTIGQLDEDALFYMQSRGIPKKEARALLMYAFANNVLASVRIPELKTRINKIIAKKLGVNLGFDL from the coding sequence ATGGATTTAAAAGATAAACTGATATCATCATTTATGGCATTTGAAAGTAATGTCGACATCGAAAATTCGGTGCACGACGTTAGAACCGAGGCCATGAAAAATTTTGAGCTTAAAGGTTTCCCTACTAAAAAAGAGGAAGCTTGGAAATACACTTCGTTAAAGGGCTTGCAGAAGACTGATTTTAGTATTTTTCCTAAAGAGGAGAATGCGCTCGAATACAAAGACGTAAAAAAATATTTTTTACACGAAATCGATTCATATAAAATCGTTTTCATTGATGGTATTTATAGTTCATATCTTTCGGAAACCACCCACGATGGTGTCGATATCTGTTTGATGAGTTCTGCATTGACCAAACCGATGTATAAGCCGGTAATCGATGTGTACTTCAACAAAGTAGCTTCTAAAGATGAGTCACTTACCTCATTGAACACTGCGTTTAGTAGAGAAGGTGCCTATATCTATATTCCAAAGAACAAAATGCCTAAGAAGCCGGTTGAAATAATACATTTTGCTACGGGTAACGAGGCTTCTTTGTTGTTGCAGCCACGTAACTTGATTGTTGTTGAAGAAAATGCGGAGTTGCAAGTAATCGAGCGGCATCAGAGCTTGACCTCTAATGAGGTGCTGACCAATTCGGTAACCGAAATTTTCGCTGCTGATTCTGCTATTGTAGATTACTACAAAATTCAGAATGATTCTGAGAGCGCGTCATTTATTGACAATACATACATCGATCAAAAAAACAAAAGTGTGGTCAAGGTTCATACCTTTTCTTTTGGTGGTAAATTGACCCGTAACAACTTGAACTTCTATCAAAATGGCGAATATATAGACTCGACTATGAAAGGGGTTACTATAATCGGTAACAAACAGCATGTAGATCACCATACTTTGGTGCATCATATTGAGCCCAATTGCGAAAGTCACCAAGATTATAAGGGTATTTACGGCGAGAATTCGACAGGTGTCTTTAACGGCAAGATTATCGTTGATAAAATTGCCCAGAAAACCAATGCTTTTCAGCAAAACAATAATGTTCTGGTGAGCGATAAGGCTACCATTAATTCAAAGCCTCAATTAGAGATTTTTGCAGACGATGTAAAATGCTCTCATGGTTGTACTATTGGGCAGTTAGATGAAGATGCTCTCTTCTATATGCAATCTCGAGGTATACCTAAAAAAGAGGCTCGTGCCTTGCTTATGTACGCTTTTGCCAATAATGTTTTGGCGAGTGTTCGTATTCCGGAATTAAAAACACGTATCAACAAAATAATCGCAAAGAAACTGGGCGTAAACCTGGGGTTTGACTTGTAG
- a CDS encoding opacity protein-like surface antigen yields MNSKLLFCTLFLATFCLFAQDEKWSIEANYPHTLGGHESDIDALNSIIDVGVKYRFLKLGPVRLGTSISSSLFSKSENFLYGNSTANDLEFDSKFTKVLLQPRVFAELDIPVIPRLKPQVGVGYSIIFSDFQFSDGNGSSTDDYNTTGGVNLNVGLAYNFTKRFFVQIQYDYTREKGDVIYENINSMEEFNFKSNIDMLKIGVGFRF; encoded by the coding sequence ATGAATTCAAAATTACTTTTTTGCACACTGTTCTTAGCTACGTTTTGCCTCTTCGCCCAAGATGAAAAATGGAGTATCGAAGCCAATTACCCTCACACTCTAGGAGGGCATGAAAGTGATATCGATGCTTTAAATTCAATAATCGACGTTGGGGTCAAGTATAGATTTCTCAAGTTAGGTCCTGTTCGATTAGGAACCAGCATCAGCTCTAGCCTGTTTTCAAAATCAGAAAACTTTTTATACGGTAATTCAACTGCCAATGATTTAGAGTTCGACTCTAAGTTTACAAAAGTACTGCTACAACCAAGGGTTTTCGCGGAACTTGATATTCCCGTAATACCAAGGCTTAAACCTCAAGTCGGTGTGGGGTATTCGATTATCTTTAGCGATTTTCAATTTAGTGATGGTAACGGTAGCAGCACGGATGACTACAACACCACGGGCGGCGTTAATTTGAATGTTGGATTAGCATATAATTTCACCAAAAGGTTTTTTGTGCAGATACAATACGATTATACCCGTGAGAAAGGAGACGTTATATATGAGAACATTAACTCTATGGAGGAATTTAATTTTAAGAGCAATATAGACATGCTGAAGATAGGTGTCGGTTTTCGGTTTTGA
- a CDS encoding cysteine desulfurase/selenocysteine lyase: MLDVLKIRNDFPILNREVNGKPLVYLDNAATSQTPQQVIDVIVDYYSRYNANIHRGVHALSQEATDMYEQARLKIQAHFNIEKYNEVIFTSGTTHGINLIANGFSSIIKERDEILVSAMEHHSNIVPWQMLAERTGAVLKVIPMNDEGELLMTEYDQLLSNNTKLVFCNHVSNALGTVNPIAEIIKKAHEVGAAVLVDGAQASPHIKADVQQLDVDFYTVSAHKMCGPTGVGVLYGKEEWLNKLPPYQGGGEMIAEVTFEKTTYADLPHKFEAGTPNICGGIAFGAALDYMNNLGFDEIAAYENELLEYATQKLLQIEGLRIYGTAKEKTSVISFNIKGIHPYDIGTILDKLGIAVRTGHHCAQPIMDFYDIPGTVRASFSFYNTKEEVDKLAEGVERARTMLV, encoded by the coding sequence ATGTTAGATGTACTTAAAATCCGTAATGATTTCCCCATATTAAATCGTGAAGTAAACGGCAAACCCTTGGTTTACTTAGATAATGCTGCTACCTCGCAGACCCCTCAGCAGGTAATTGATGTCATTGTCGATTACTATTCAAGGTACAATGCGAACATTCATAGAGGGGTGCACGCACTTTCGCAAGAGGCGACCGATATGTATGAACAGGCGCGTCTAAAAATTCAGGCCCATTTTAATATTGAGAAGTATAATGAAGTTATTTTCACTTCTGGCACGACTCATGGCATCAATTTAATAGCGAACGGCTTTTCATCCATAATAAAAGAGAGAGATGAGATATTGGTCTCGGCAATGGAGCATCATTCTAATATTGTGCCTTGGCAAATGTTGGCAGAACGTACGGGAGCTGTTTTAAAAGTGATTCCAATGAATGATGAAGGAGAGCTTTTAATGACAGAATATGATCAACTTTTGTCGAATAATACCAAATTGGTGTTTTGCAATCACGTTTCCAATGCTTTGGGCACGGTAAACCCAATCGCTGAAATAATAAAAAAGGCACATGAGGTAGGGGCCGCTGTCTTGGTAGATGGTGCGCAGGCTTCGCCACATATCAAAGCAGATGTTCAGCAGTTGGATGTTGATTTTTATACGGTTTCAGCTCATAAAATGTGTGGGCCAACTGGTGTCGGCGTCTTATACGGAAAGGAAGAATGGTTGAACAAGTTGCCACCCTATCAAGGTGGTGGTGAAATGATTGCGGAGGTAACTTTCGAGAAAACCACCTATGCTGATTTACCCCATAAATTTGAGGCAGGTACACCTAATATCTGCGGAGGCATCGCTTTTGGTGCGGCTTTAGATTATATGAACAATTTGGGCTTCGATGAAATAGCGGCCTATGAAAATGAGTTGCTTGAATATGCTACGCAAAAGCTTTTGCAGATTGAAGGGTTGCGCATTTATGGTACGGCCAAAGAGAAGACTTCGGTTATTTCCTTTAATATAAAAGGTATTCACCCTTATGATATCGGTACTATTCTGGACAAATTGGGTATTGCCGTTCGAACCGGTCATCACTGTGCACAACCGATTATGGATTTTTACGATATTCCGGGAACGGTCAGGGCAAGTTTTAGTTTCTATAATACTAAAGAAGAGGTAGATAAACTTGCCGAAGGTGTCGAACGTGCCAGAACGATGCTTGTCTAA
- a CDS encoding cysteine desulfuration protein SufE: MGIKAIQEEIVDEFSMFEDWMQRYEYMIELGKSLPLINEKYKTEDNIIKGCQSKVWVHAELEEDKLVFTADSDAIITKGIIAILIRAFSNQKPQDIIDADTDFIDEIGLKEHLSPTRANGLVSMVKQLKLYAVAYQTQLN; this comes from the coding sequence ATGGGTATTAAAGCTATACAGGAAGAAATTGTTGACGAGTTTTCAATGTTTGAAGATTGGATGCAACGCTATGAATATATGATAGAGTTGGGCAAATCGCTTCCATTGATAAATGAAAAATATAAGACTGAAGATAATATCATCAAAGGTTGTCAAAGCAAGGTTTGGGTGCATGCTGAATTAGAAGAAGACAAGTTGGTCTTTACTGCAGATAGCGATGCAATTATAACAAAAGGTATAATTGCAATTTTGATTAGGGCTTTCAGTAATCAAAAACCTCAAGATATTATAGATGCAGATACCGACTTTATTGATGAGATAGGGCTTAAAGAGCATCTCTCGCCCACACGGGCCAATGGTTTGGTAAGTATGGTTAAGCAACTAAAATTATATGCAGTGGCCTACCAAACGCAGTTAAATTAG
- a CDS encoding FeS assembly SUF system protein, with amino-acid sequence MSEETTTVDTSELGEKIVKVLKTIYDPEIPVDIYELGLIYDVLVNEDNEVRILMTLTSPNCPVAETLPVEVEEKVKSLDMVKDAEVEITFDPPWTQDLMSEEAKLELGLL; translated from the coding sequence ATGAGCGAAGAAACAACAACAGTAGATACAAGCGAATTAGGTGAAAAGATAGTGAAGGTTTTAAAGACCATCTATGATCCTGAAATTCCTGTTGATATTTACGAATTGGGCTTAATTTACGATGTATTGGTCAATGAAGATAACGAAGTTCGTATTTTAATGACACTGACTTCACCAAACTGCCCGGTTGCCGAAACTTTGCCTGTTGAGGTAGAGGAAAAGGTGAAATCTTTAGATATGGTCAAAGATGCAGAGGTTGAGATTACTTTTGATCCACCGTGGACACAAGATTTGATGAGCGAGGAAGCTAAATTAGAGCTCGGTCTGCTCTAG
- a CDS encoding GTP-binding protein HflX, translating into MIEKNTIEHERAVLIGVLNREQNEEKVTEFLDELEFLTYTAGGEVVKRFVQRMDVPNPKTLIGSGKMEEVQEFVKENEVGSVIFDDELTPAQQRNIEKQLRCKIVDRTSLILDIFAQRAQTSYARTQVELAQYEYLLPRLTGLWTHLERQRGGIGMRGPGETEIETDRRIVRDRITLLKKKLQKIDRQMETQRGNRGALVRVALVGYTNVGKSTLMNVISKSEVFAENKLFATLDTTVRKVVLGNLPFLLSDTVGFIRKLPTQLVESFKSTLDEVREADLLLHVVDISHPQFEEHINSVNKILDEIGSAEKNTIMVFNKIDQYKHEEIESDDLVTEKTERHFTIEEWKRTWMQRVGDKALFISALNKENLDEFRKRVYNEVRDIHVTRFPYNNFLYPEHLDEY; encoded by the coding sequence ATGATAGAAAAGAATACCATAGAGCACGAAAGGGCCGTACTTATAGGCGTCTTAAATCGTGAACAAAATGAAGAGAAAGTTACTGAGTTTCTAGACGAACTTGAATTTTTAACCTATACGGCGGGGGGCGAAGTGGTCAAACGCTTTGTACAACGTATGGATGTACCGAACCCCAAAACACTTATCGGTAGTGGTAAGATGGAAGAGGTGCAAGAATTCGTTAAAGAAAATGAAGTGGGCTCGGTAATTTTTGATGATGAACTTACACCCGCCCAGCAACGAAATATCGAAAAACAACTACGATGTAAAATTGTTGATCGTACCAGTCTTATTCTTGACATCTTCGCCCAAAGAGCACAGACCAGCTATGCGCGTACCCAAGTAGAATTGGCACAATATGAATATTTATTGCCAAGACTGACCGGATTATGGACACACTTGGAGAGACAACGTGGTGGTATCGGCATGAGAGGGCCAGGGGAAACCGAAATTGAAACGGATAGACGTATCGTTCGAGACCGTATTACTTTGTTGAAAAAGAAATTGCAAAAAATCGACCGTCAAATGGAAACCCAAAGAGGTAACCGTGGCGCTTTGGTACGTGTAGCCTTGGTCGGTTATACCAATGTGGGCAAATCGACCCTTATGAACGTCATCAGTAAAAGTGAGGTTTTTGCCGAGAACAAGCTATTTGCGACTTTAGACACTACTGTTCGTAAAGTCGTTTTAGGCAATTTACCGTTTTTGTTGAGTGACACCGTTGGATTTATTCGTAAGCTGCCCACACAGCTCGTCGAGAGCTTTAAAAGCACCTTAGATGAAGTACGAGAGGCAGACCTATTGTTGCATGTGGTTGACATTTCGCATCCCCAGTTCGAAGAACACATCAATTCGGTGAATAAAATTTTAGATGAAATAGGAAGCGCCGAAAAAAATACCATCATGGTGTTCAATAAAATCGATCAGTACAAACATGAAGAAATCGAGTCTGACGATCTTGTGACTGAAAAAACGGAAAGACATTTCACAATTGAAGAATGGAAGAGAACTTGGATGCAGAGAGTTGGTGACAAGGCACTTTTCATTTCTGCCCTGAACAAAGAAAATCTAGATGAATTTAGAAAACGGGTCTATAATGAGGTTCGTGATATTCATGTAACACGTTTTCCGTATAACAATTTTTTGTATCCGGAGCATTTAGATGAATATTAA